AGGTCTTCCAAAATCAGGAAATCTCATGAAAATCCCGGGATTCTAAAGCTTTACGAAGAGTATTTGGAGAAGCCCCTAGGACACCTCTCACACGAACTACTCCATACTCATTACAAGAACAACAGCAAGAGCGTAATTGAGAGAAAGAAGGAGCTTGAGGAAATCGCCAAAGGGTAGCTATGATGAAGAAGTTAATCCGAGGGGCCAGGTGCCCCTCGTTTCTATTCAGCCATCGCTTCTCAGTAGAGCCAGAAACACTGCAAAGGGTGTTTTCAAGAGACACCTGAAGTCTAGCATCAACGACCTGTTCTTGACATAATAGAGGTCGTAAGCAGTTTTTACTTTGTACTCTTCAAGTGTTGTTGTGTACTTGTAATTGATCTGCGCCCAACCGGTGAGTCCGGGTTTGACTAAGAGTCTTAGTGGGTAATCGGGTATGTTCTCCATTCCAAGGCTGTGAAATGATGGGAGCTCTGGCCTTGGCCCGACCAAGCTCATGTCTCCCTTTATGATGTTGATTATCTGAGGAAGTTCATCCAATCTTAGAGGTCTCAAGAATCTGCCGAGGCGAGTAATCCTATCTTTACCCGCCTTTGTTTCAAAAGTTCTAAACTTATACATTTCGAATTCCCTGCAGTCCTTTCCGATCCTCTTCTGGCAAATAAATACAGGTCTTCCGCTAGAGATAACTGAGGTCAGCACAGTTATTCCGATGACAGGGCCGAACAGGACGAGTATCGTGACTCCGAGGACTATGTCAAGTACTCTCTTGATTCTGTCGTAGGTTTTCTTGGTTTCTATTGGTTCTCTTTCGATAAGCATCAACTTCTCTTCATTGAAGCTCTCGTGAGAAAGCCTGTATAGAAAGAAGTATCTCAGAGCGGTAAGTGCCAGAGAAGGTAGGGCTATCCATGGTGATAAACGAATCAACAAAGCCCCGAATAAGCAAGACAAAACAACGGATCCAAGGGAAG
The Mesotoga infera genome window above contains:
- a CDS encoding sugar transferase, with amino-acid sequence MDRLWYLLDLSLALPLLLNGFDAFIAALGVCVFISFSMRGYEGITFSDPDKQKASSLGSVVLSCLFGALLIRLSPWIALPSLALTALRYFFLYRLSHESFNEEKLMLIEREPIETKKTYDRIKRVLDIVLGVTILVLFGPVIGITVLTSVISSGRPVFICQKRIGKDCREFEMYKFRTFETKAGKDRITRLGRFLRPLRLDELPQIINIIKGDMSLVGPRPELPSFHSLGMENIPDYPLRLLVKPGLTGWAQINYKYTTTLEEYKVKTAYDLYYVKNRSLMLDFRCLLKTPFAVFLALLRSDG